One window from the genome of Cryptomeria japonica chromosome 6, Sugi_1.0, whole genome shotgun sequence encodes:
- the LOC131044151 gene encoding auxin-responsive protein SAUR21 produces the protein MKIKVGRRFFRIRKLRLRTCPLPLRFPKLIQRLFSCMRSKISFFKSGHMKIQILERPLTQVVPQGCVAVHVGEEQKRYVIPIVYLYHPFITKLLKETEKEFGFHHQGLITVPCSTDDFEQILWLIDREKSS, from the coding sequence ATGAAGATTAAAGTGGGTCGACGGTTTTTCAGAATCAGAAAGCTGAGGTTGAGAACATGTCCGCTGCCTCTGAGATTTCCCAAGCTAATTCAACGCCTGTTTAGCTGCATGCgctccaaaatctcatttttcaagtCGGGGCATATGAAAATTCAAATCTTGGAGCGGCCATTAACACAGGTTGTTCCGCAGGGCTGTGTGGCCGTTCATGTGGGCGAGGAGCAGAAGCGTTATGTGATTCCCATTGTTTATTTATACCATCCATTCATTACCAAGCTGCTGAAGGAAACGGAGAAGGAATTTGGGTTTCATCACCAGGGACTCATCACAGTCCCCTGTAGTACAGACGATTTCGAGCAGATCTTATGGTTGATTGACAGAGAGAAAAGCTCTTAG